A window of the Lolium perenne isolate Kyuss_39 chromosome 7, Kyuss_2.0, whole genome shotgun sequence genome harbors these coding sequences:
- the LOC127300833 gene encoding uncharacterized protein produces MEAGDVTHHKEKKDKEHTGDAKPAKEKKDKKEKKDKTKEKKEKVGEATDATKLRAKLEKIDVKIDDLKAKKQEIVTRLQELEGAAANVAAEAPASG; encoded by the exons ATGGAAGCTGGAGATGTAACTCACCACAAGGAGAAAAAGGATAAG GAACACACCGGCGACGCCAAACCGGCAAAGGAAAAAAAGgacaagaaagagaagaaggacAAGACCAAGGAAAAGAAGGAGAAGGTTGGGGAGGCGACTGATGCGACCAAGCTGAGGGCAAAGCTAGAGAAGATCGATGTGAAGATCGACGACTTAAAGGCGAAAAAGCAGGAGATTGTGACTCGGCTCCAGGAGCTCGAGGGCGCTGCTGCCAATGTAGCAGCAGAGGCACCCGCGAGCGGATGA